AGCCTGACTGTTTGTTCACAGCACCATCTGCTGGTGAAGGCTGGAATGAGCTGCTGCTTCACgtcatatttacatgtttacacacTTCAGATTGTTTCCTCACATgagagacatttgtgtgtgattaTAATAATTTAGTTTAATTCTCTGTCTGCTTATTGTGTGCAGTAACATGGTCAgtggttaaaataataatatgactgtaataataatcatgagTGTCAGACTGGAAGTGAGAGCTGCACTGAAGTTTCCCAGATGGAAAAATTCCTCTCAGTCACAACTACAAATGAAAGCTGCCAATATTCTGCTTTTTCACTTTGATGCTTTCAGTCCAGACTGGAACAAggacatttgaatattttaactTCATGGTTTGCAGGAAGATTTGGAATGTTGTTAGAGGAGATATTATGGTCTGTGACATTAGAGGTTTGAGACTCAGAAACAATGAAAGTTacacaaaagcaacatttctgtttagttttattaaaactttATGGTTCAGGTTCTTCTATTCAGTACTGACTCTGTCCTCTCTAtgtcctctctctttcctctttctgtcctcgctctgtcctctctgtcctcagttATTGGTTGTAATCCTCCTGATCTTCATGGTGACAGACTTGATGGTGTGAGGGACACCGTTCTGTCTCCACGTGTCCCACAGTATGTGTGTCCTCTGCCCTGGGCTCTGGTCTGCATCCTCTGGAGAGCCGTTGAGGTTTGCCAGACCACACTGGTTGAACCACCAGCCCGTGTGGTTGTGCTGGGCGCTGCAGCTCTCCACCGTGCGGCTCTCAAACGAGCAGGAAGGGTTGCAGCCGTCGTTGTCCACATCTGAGGCGCTGAACGGAGCCGTGTCCTGGTTCTGCTCCTGCTCGTAGCCGCGGAACGCGTCACCTGCACAGAGACGGACGTTCACACAGGAATCACGGAGCAGGCACTGTGAGTAAAACAGAGTCAGGTGATTCAGTACCTGCACTTCCTGCATATCGACCCAGGTGCACACAGAAGAACTGAGTTTCATTGTCCAGGTGGAAATCATCGTATGATGCATAAGAGGTGACGTCAGTGTTCGAGGTCAGAGCTACGTGCAGCTGGAAGCGCGTGTCTTTCTGGTTTACAATGTAAAACATCTTCTTTAGACCCAACCAGTgttctcctgcacacacacacacacacacacacacacacacacatcagaccCAACATCTTCTGTCTGCTTCATGAGTAAAACATGCAAGTCAAACCTGCTAGATTTCCAAATCCATCCACATAATCAGTCCATGGTCGTTTGAAGTCAGTGAGTCCATCAGTTCTCCTCTGCACCACCGTCCATCCTCCTCCCATGTAGTCCATCTCACAGAAGACCTGCAGGAGACACTTCTGTGTTTAACTCTGACTCAAACCcaaactctgactctgactctgacccaaactcaaactcaaacacaaactctgactcaaactcaaactcaaacacaaactctgactcaaaacccaaacacaaacctgactCAAACCTGACCCAAACTCAAACTCtgacaaacaaactcaaaaactctgactcaaactctgactcaaactTAAACTCTGACTCAAACTTAAACTCTGACTCAAACTCTGACCcagactcaaactcaaactgacTCAAACTCTGAccaaactcaaaaaaaaaattaaaatcaaatcaaactcaaactccaaacacaaactctgaccCAAACTCTGACCcaaattcaaactcaaacacaaactctgactcaaactcaaactgaccaaacacaaactctgactcaaactcaaacacaaacctgaCTCAAACTCTGACCCAAACTCAAACTCtgacttaaaattaaaatcaaactcaaactcaaacataaactcagactctgactcaaactcaaactctgactcaaactctgacccaaactcaaacacaaacacaaactctgactcaaactcaaacacaaactctgactcaaactCTGACCCAAACTCAAACTCTGacttaaaattaaatcaaactcaaaCATAAACTCAAAcctgactcaaactcaaactctgactcaaactCTGACCCAAACTCTGACCCAAATTCAAACTCAAATAcaaactctgactcaaactcaaactcaaacacaaacacaaacacaaaactcaaactcaaactctgactcaaactctgacccaaactcaaacacaaactctgactccaaactcaaacacaaactgactcaaactctgactcaaactcaaactcaaacactgactCAAACTCTGTCTcaaactctgactcaaactcaaactctgactcaaaatcaaactctgactcaaactcaaacctgACTCAAAATcaaactctgactcaaactctgactcaaactcaaactctgacaaacaaacaaacaaatctctcACCTCAAATGAAGAGTCCGTGTTCTCTGGGCGATGTAAATACCACTGGGGATCTTTTGGGACACAGACATCAGAGTGTCTTTTATGTCGCTACAGTCTCCCCATGACAAACAAATATGACTTCATCAGAACCTTTATAAAACAtgtaaagagtgtgtgtgtgtgtgtgtgtgtgtgtgtgtgtgtgtgtgtgttatgggaCTGCACAGGTTTCACAGAGAACATCTCTGTGTTGCTCCTCTGAACCTCAGAGCTCAGCATCTGCACTTTGCTCATCAGCTCTGTGACCTGGACATGTGACACAACTGTGAGCCAAACAGCCAATCAGGAGCCCAGAACctctgtgtgagtgacagatgAAGACAGACGGACATCTGACCTGGGTGCTGAGGACATCCAAggctctctgctgctcctccatcaCATCCCTCATCAACTTCCTGGTGCTGCGTCCAAACGTCAGCAGAGACTGCTGCAGctgacctgacacacacacacacacacacacacacacacacacacacaatgaatggattaatgcatgaacagatgatgatgatgatgatggtgacaggatgatgaagataaatTACCACAGACTGAATGTTTCTCGTCTCGCAGCAGCTtgacagtgatgtcacatgGTATAGAGCAAGTGTCCCaaccctgacctttgacccctgcagcaggtgtgtgacctttgacagGAGCTTCAGAGAAATCcttgtgaatgttttctgacTGTTGATGACGAGAGTTGCTGCGTCCAGTGTCCTGAGAGCAAGAAGAGGAGCGACGGGTAAATAgaaacatgaatataaatatgaatatagaTATAATTATagatataaatgtaaacatgaatatgaatataaatatagatataaacatgaatatgaatatgcatacaaatacaaacatgaatataaatatgaatgtaaatataaatatgaatatagaTATAATTATagatataaatgtaaacatgaatatgaatataaatataaacacgaatatgaatataaatatagatataaacatgaatatgaatatgcataaaaatacaaacatgaatataaatataaatgtaaatataaatatgaatatagatatagataaagatataaatatagatataaatgtaaacatgaatataaatataaacatgaatatgaatataaacattaacgtatgaatatgtatatgaatatgactataaatataaaggtatatgaatatgaatataaatataaatgtatgaatataaatatgaatatacatatgaatataaacataaacatcacaTGTTCTGTGTCAATCACAGAAAGGTAAGatgtgagacttttattttacgATATTTGGTTCACTGTGATTTTGACACAGGAGATAAAACTATTTTAGAATAATTAAGAAATGAATCtcaatttatttacatttctaaatgaaatatttgtgattttcatacattaaaataatgaagcACAGCTTATTCAAATATAATATTCACAGTTAATCACTACATATACTGCACttacatgtttaatgtttactctacatttaaaagtaaaacactgtcagttcattcatttcttttacaAGAACTTCTTAACAGATTTCCTCAAATCAACactttaacaacacattttaaacataaacaactcctttttatatatgtgatgtacttttactacagaacctttaatgtatgtattatatGTGTTTACAGTAATGCATCAGTGATCACTATCTTAAATGTTATATGACACGAAACATAggctttttttgttgatgtaatAGAAAATACAGATTAACGCTCAAGATGCTGAAATCTAATCTCCTTCAtctatgattgtgtgtgtgtgtgtggggtacaTACTGTGGAGCAGAGCAGCTGtggcagaagcagcaggaggacggttgttgtcgtcgtcgttgttgtcCTCATCTTGTCAGTCTTGTGTCTGAGGGTGAGTGAGGATTATAATCTCTGGACTCCTCCTTCATTTATGCTTCAGTTTCCACAGAGTCTGCACTTTTCCCCTCACACGTCGTCcatccttcttctcctctggtctctgctgtgtctcctctgtcaaacttctctctctctctctctctctgtctctctccacctccatcATCACTCCCACTTTTCCGCTCCTTTTTTCCTTGTAAATCGCCATGACGACATGCTCTGTGAGAGAATGTGCTGGTGGTAAAAGTTTGACGAGCAGCTGAGTGTGCTGATTGTTACTTGTTGTTTTACAGGTTATTTCCTGTCACCAGCACGAGAAACAGATGTGAGCAACACTTTCCCTGCTGCagttgctgctgctactgctcaTGCtctaataagcagcagcagcagcagcagcaacattccAGCAACAGTCCAGCTGGATGGAGCCATGCCGGCTGTGGATTCTTGGATTCCTTGGAAAAGTTGTGCAGTGTGAGCCAAAGAAAAGAGCGGCTGTTGTTGTGAACCTGTGTGAGTCTACAGCCACGGTCAGAGACAGAGGAATGTGTGACGGCCCCGGGGCCCCCACATCTGTGCCAGGTTACATGCTCTAGTAAagcagcccagtgtgtgtgtgtgtgtgtgtgtgtgagacagaggatTCATGTCAGTCACATGTTCTGTTTCACTCTGTAACGTTGTTTCtttatgtgacacacacacacacatagacgcTGCCTCAGTTTCATCTGATAGTAATCGGTCaccctgtggccaagtggaaagggaccTTGTCTTGTAACTgtagggttgccagttcaactCTCCACCACATCAAATGCAGCCTAACCTTCACCGCTGCTCAGGTTTCGAGTAGAGGACGGTCACATGATAAAGgatttcagttcattttaatattgCTGGACAGACTGGCGGAtgaaggacagacagatgaataAAGTCTgtccacaaagaccaaacagagacacaatgataacacaataacaacaaaaaacacgcACTGCAACTTTAATCCTCCTCCGTCTGTCAAATATGATGACGTCACTTATTTCTTTAATTAAgaagctcttccaagagcatcttctgtcctagctcTTACCTTAGCCCCTCCCCTGCATCTTAGCCCCTCCCCTGTTCTTCTCTGTAGtttattcctctcttgtaagtcactttggataaaagcatctgatTCTCATTTATTTTAGGTCAAACTTCACTTAATCATCATACTGAATTCATGTTGacataattttacttttacaatttcacTCACTGAATCTTTCttactctctttctttctttctttctttctttctttctttctttctttctctcgttctctctttgttattttatataaatcCCAGTGATGTTGGTGAAAAACTCCCTGATGCAGAGATGAAGATAAATCTGTGCATCATTACATCATTAAGACTGTGTTGTTATGGTGAAATAGCGCCATCTACAGTCCTCTGGCGAACATTACATGACAGGAGTACGTGAAAACATGTACTTATGTATGTATTTCAAATGTACAGTTTACAATGATTTATATTGATTAAAGTGTGGTTCTGTATTTGTGAATGAGAATGAAACAGAAACTAATATGAGCACATGAGCACGGCCTCCACAAAGCTCTTATCAAAGGCTTTTTCTAAGGCTTCTTTAAAGGCTttttctaaggctatgaaaaccaaatgattgcaTTCTAAACCTATTATACACTTATTTAAACATACTTATTGATGCTTATTGAACTGTAATACACTTACACAGATCTCAGCTGTGATGTAAAGTTAACCCGGTCCACAGGAAGTgatcacagagaccaaaaccttgttctaatgaggcacaacctcATGAGGGGGGGTGTTGTACACTAACAGTGTACAGTAAGTATTTGTTACTGTAGAACactgggttaaggttaagggtaaaTGTTAAGGATTAAGTTAAGGCACTTAAGTGTGATGTTATGGTTTAGGTCAaagatgtgtcctcacaaacacataaagacaagtttgtgtgcgcgtgcgcgtgtgtgtcctTGGCCTGAAATGTGTCTCCGATGCAGCTGCGGCAGCTTTGAAGCCTGCAGCCCCGCCTCTCAGCACTATCACATGAATCTGGACTcgagagtgaaaaaaaaaaagtttggagaTAGGGCTGAAGCGAAGTCTCGTTCGTCCGAAGACTTTTTATAAACTCACGCGCACAGTGACGACGCGTTCAGGGCAACGTTTGCGTCGGAAATCAgagtttttctgcttttctgcgCGTGTTTATTCCCCGGCTGCAGTTTTTTCTGCAGGAATACAGACGgagagagactcagagagagagagagagacagagagagagagactcagagagagagactcagagagagggggagacggTGTGGCTGCTTGAAGGTATGTGGGAGGTTACTCTGTTACACGCTGCTCAGATTCATTTGAACTTGTGTGATCTTTGCGCTAAAACTGCGCTGCTTCGACCTGTTTGTGCGcacagtgtttttcctctcataGCTGAGCGTTTTCCGAGCTGTTAGCGCCAGAAATAGACGCACAACAGCGGACACTTAAACCAgggtgggggtggaggaggaggaggaggaggaggaaggcttGGTTTCAGACAGGCtctgtaaacaaaacaatattaacagtgtgtaacgtgtgtgtgtgtctgttgtttcccgtgtgtgttgtttcccgtgtgtgtgtgtgtgtgtgtgtgtttgcacttttGACGCAGATTCTGCTCCAAAACTTTGGCGACATCATGGACGCGCACCGCAGCGCGCCCCCGGCCGGGCAGCAGATCGTGCACGTGCGCGGGGACTCGCAGACGGAGCTCGAGGCTCTGTTCAACGCCGTGATGAACCCGAGTAAAGTGAGCCGTCAGCCGGCCTCGCTGCCCATGAGGATGAGGAAGCTTCCGGACTCGTTCTTCAGACAGCCCGACCCGCGAGGACACTCCAGACAAGTACTGATCGATTATTGATCGATCACTGATCACTATTCAGAACTGTAACAGTTACACAAGTGTCACCACTGTCTcttattcatgttttcaccCTCATTCACCCTCAACTCACAGCTGAAGTTACAGTTACAACAATTCTGCAGACTGTGTATGAGGTACTAGAGTAAAAGTACTTTAAAGTCATACTTacagagtaaaagtacaagtatgtgaccagaaaatgacttcagtagaagttgaagtcactttttacaatattacGTAAGTAAAGACgtttactgtacttcagtatcaaaagtcattttctgatataaaatgtactcaagttttgaagtaaaagtgttaaaaaagtgAGCATTTacgattgagccatggtggatcagtggtagggtcagttgtctttgaactggaaggttgtgggttcaattctcTGCTTGTCTACTTACAGAAAAAAAGTATCTGTTACTTTACAATAATTCACTACTAATTCTAAAGTGTCctggaaataataattatcttaAATCTATGATTATTTATCATTTCTCAACAGATCAGGGAACGAGCATTAGGAGTGAGGACTTCTCTGTTTTAGTTGAATCACTTAAACAAAGGGCTTTAAAATATTGAATCAATCCCAAAAGTTAAtaatttactttgttttttaaataatagcTCAAACAATGTAATATAATCGGGATGTaaagaaaggtcaaaggttagacTCTTCTAACAGTAACATCGTCTTCTGATGCTTTGTCCTTCTGTCTCtggtctgtctctgctgtgtcgtgttgtgtgtgtctcgtgttgtgttgtgcgtgtgtgtgtcttgtcagGCCAGTTCAGACGGAGGCGTGTGTGGCTCCCTGACTCCTCATCACGTGCGCGCTCACTCTTCGCCGGCCTCGCTGCCCGTGAACACTCTCTCCACTCAGGCAGCAGATGTGGCGGCGACGCCTGTCGTCCCTGACGACGTGCCGCTCCCACACGGCTGGGAAATGGCCAAGACGTCTACGGGCCAACGATACTTCCTCAAGTAAGAGCTTATCACTGTTGATGATTCATCCTGTCATCATTGATGAAACCCTTGcccactgtggtgtgtgtgtgtggcgatgCTAACCACAGGGAAACTCATCCACACCATGAACTCTTCCTGTGGTTTCATGTCGTTTCACACGACATCGTTTAAAATTCtcagaaaaaagtcattttagttCATAAAATGGTGACAAAAGTCTTTAAAGACTAAATGAGCagaattgttatttattttacctctgGATCATTTAACAGATATGTGACATCAATCACTTTCAATATAAAGATTATTCTTGTCCTTTATAAGAagactctttcttttttaacatcatttaaagccgagggaagaataagaagaacttTAAACCAGAGTGACTTCCTGTCAAAGGTTACTGCAGGTTACCAGTGCATGCACAGCTGGTCGTACAGGTAAAGCaggtcagagacacacagtgtgtctCACGCCTCGTCCTCTGTCAGGTTGCAGATGTGTTGAGACTTGTCGTGTGTTCACAGTCACTTGGATAAAACGACCACGTGGCACGACCCTCGTCTGTCGCAGCTTCAGTCGGCTGCAGCTCAGCATCCCATCGCTGGCACTCCGCTCCACGTCCACTCCCTCAGCAACCCAGCGCCCAACACGCAACCACAGAACATCAGCCCAGAGCCAGGTATCAGTCCTCTCACCCCAGTCTCACCCCAGTCTCACCCCAGTCTCACTCCATAGTTGTGATTTCTCTGAGGGGAAGCCGATTTCTCGCGTTCATGTTTGGATCATTAAACAGATGCAGAGCCTCATCAGAGTACAAGCAGAGTGGTgggtgtgtatgtatgtatgtgtgtgtgtgtgtgtgtggatgctgaacatgtgacctatGACCCTGACCATTAACCCTCAGAAAATGAGCagggaaagagagaaatgaTTCAGATGTTCCATCACTGCTGTCTCTGAAcatattcatgttcatgtcagaTCCTTAAATAATTTAACTTAAATActttacataaaacaacaaacagcatcATATAAATGTCATGTATAACTGTAAATATCTACAGTATGTTCATTATTCCCATTCACACATGACTTTAAGCTTTTCTAACGTAAACAGGATCAAATCCAGTGAAGCTTTAGTTATTAGTTAAAATCATTTCaatcaaaaatgaataaagtttgagctgcagctcaacaaagaaacaaacgcTGCTGCAGATTTGTATTCATGGAAAATTCCCATGTGTTTTGACTtcttcatatttattcatattcataggCGTCACATGAACTCAGTTTAACAGGTGAATGCACTGAGACATTAAACATGATTACAGACACCGGTGCGGGACATGTTGTTGATCCAGGTTTGACTCGTTTCATTTGTGTTCCAGTGCAGAACATGAACCCTGCCATGCTGGGGCTGGTGATGCAGCAGAGGCAGGAGAAGGAACGACTGCGGTGTAAACAAGCTCACCCTCAACAAACCAcaccacaggtcagaggtcaattTAAATTATAGCTGAACATGTGTACTCGTGTAAAATGACTTCctctgacgtgtgtgtgtgtgtgtctgcaggagaTGGGAGGAAGGAACCAGATGACGAGCGTGATGGACCACGACAGGAACTCACAGACTCTGGACGTCAGGATCAGAAACTCCAACCATGAACCGACACTGAACGGGTGAGGATTCATCTGATCCCTCATCCAAATACAcagatttctttatttaacatAGGTCTAAAAACAATGAAGCTACATTCACACCACCAGTGTTTTTGtggctgtgtggacacagaaatctgaTTAGTGTCACTTCAGTATCAGGTCCTGGTCCTGGATCAGATTTCTCTCTGTGGAGAGTAAAAACAGTGGAGGAAATATTGTCGCACAATCACTGCCATAAATTCTGTTTCTGAATTTCCCCGTGGTATAAAAATATGTTCAGTCATAATGTAAACATCAaatctgatctgtgtgtgtgtgtgtgtgtgtgtgtgtgcagcgctcACTCTCGTAACGAGAGCACTGACAGCGGCCTGAGCGTCAGCAGTTTACCTCGCACATCAGACCACATGTTGAGCTCTGTGGATCACATGGACACAGGTGAGACCCGACACTCACAAACATGTAAACCTTCTCTTGTCCCTAAACCTGGTTCTAATCCTCACTGAGGACAAATCTGGACTGACTGTACCTTTATTCTActtaccactttattctctaTATTAACACTGATGAGTCTTGCTTTGGCTTTTTGTTATAATCAGTGTATATCACTGATGCAGTATGACTTCTGAGACTCTGGTGTTTAGTTTGGACTGAGTGGACGGATCTGTGGGAGGATGATTTAGTCAAAGCTGTTTGACTGACATGTCGTCATTGTCTGCAAACTGCTCCTACACCAGATGTAGTCTTTTCTCTGTGATGGAGGAGCTGAACACGTTCTCCTCTCACTGTAGATGGTTTTATTCTCATcgttttctcctctgcaggcGACTCTGGCGACCCCGCGATGACCTTACAGGAGTCAATGCCCGTGCTGCCGATGTCTGAGGGCGAGGAGCTCATGCCCTCTATCCCTGAGGGTCTGAGCTCAGATCTTCTGATGGACATGGAGACCGTTCTCTCTGGATCGCACATGGACAGGGACAGCCTGCTCACCTGGCTATAGACACGCCCACTTTCCCCGCCTTTGCTGTCAGATAGTGGCGATATGACTGAGAACTTGAGAAGTGGAACCGAACAAACAAGACTGTCGAGTGATGGATTCCTAACCCTGCTCCCTCTGTGGATTATAAAGACCGCACTGGAACCCAGACTGTGGTAGAGACCGGGCTCTCCTGGTTTTGAGGCCTGGTTTACAGAGGCTTCTGCCTCAGATGATATTTCACACGTGTCTGGTAACGTTTGTATGagtacaccacacacacacacacacacacacacacacacacacacagagagcaaacGTTTAGAAAGAATCTGCATGAAACATTTACAGATGCTCAAATAACACGAGAGGCACAAAAGATATTTATTGAAGTGTtgcagatatatatacacatatataaatatatatagaacCATCATATCcacatttatctctgttgtgttcaaggtcaaaggtcagagcaaGAAGAGACAAAAccacaaaacatttgtgactCAGAAGACAAtagaggacagaagacagacgACAGCGTGTGGTAGTAAAATATCAAGAAAACTGAAAGATAAGTGTTAAATGAATTTATTGAAGTCTGTGGAGCTGCAACATCTGCtgaggtttttcaaaataaagttaaagacTTAATTGTGTCAGAAACACACtaatattaacatttatcattttaatgtgCAGTAAATTATCATCATGTGGTCAGCTGTAACCCTGACTCAGTTTAGATCATGGATGTTGTTTCAAACAGACGTTACAGTTACAGGACAtaaagttacagttacagcaggACACATAGTTACAGTTACAGGACAtaaagttacagttacagcaggACATAAAGTTACAGTTACAGGACAtaaagttacagttacagcaggACACATAGTTACAGTTACAGGacatacagttacagttacaggaCATAAAGTTACAGTTACAGGACATACATTTATAGTTACAGCAGGACACatagttacagttacagcaggACAtaaagttacagttacagcaggACATAAAGTTACAGTTACAGGACattgctgtaactgtaactttatgtctttatattatattgtgtagTTGTAACAGTTTGCTTTCAGCA
This genomic stretch from Solea senegalensis isolate Sse05_10M unplaced genomic scaffold, IFAPA_SoseM_1 scf7180000013694, whole genome shotgun sequence harbors:
- the LOC122760502 gene encoding LOW QUALITY PROTEIN: angiopoietin-related protein 5-like (The sequence of the model RefSeq protein was modified relative to this genomic sequence to represent the inferred CDS: inserted 1 base in 1 codon); this encodes MRTTTTTTTTVLLLLLPQLLCSTDTGRSNSRHQQSENIHKDFSEAPVKGHTPAAGVKGQGWDTCSIPCDITVKLLRDEKHSVCGQLQQSLLTFGRSTRKLMRDVMEEQQRALDVLSTQVTELMSKVQMLSSEVQRSNTEMFSVKPVQSHNRDCSDIKDTLMSVSQKIPSGIYIXPENTDSSFEVFCEMDYMGGGWTVVQRRTDGLTDFKRPWTDYVDGFGNLAGEHWLGLKKMFYIVNQKDTRFQLHVALTSNTDVTSYASYDDFHLDNETQFFCVHLGRYAGSAGDAFRGYEQEQNQDTAPFSASDVDNDGCNPSCSFESRTVESCSAQHNHTGWWFNQCGLANLNGSPEDADQSPGQRTHILWDTWRQNGVPHTIKSVTMKIRRITTNN
- the LOC122760503 gene encoding transcriptional coactivator YAP1-like, yielding MDAHRSAPPAGQQIVHVRGDSQTELEALFNAVMNPSKVSRQPASLPMRMRKLPDSFFRQPDPRGHSRQASSDGGVCGSLTPHHVRAHSSPASLPVNTLSTQAADVAATPVVPDDVPLPHGWEMAKTSTGQRYFLNHLDKTTTWHDPRLSQLQSAAAQHPIAGTPLHVHSLSNPAPNTQPQNISPEPVQNMNPAMLGLVMQQRQEKERLRCKQAHPQQTTPQEMGGRNQMTSVMDHDRNSQTLDVRIRNSNHEPTLNGAHSRNESTDSGLSVSSLPRTSDHMLSSVDHMDTGDSGDPAMTLQESMPVLPMSEGEELMPSIPEGLSSDLLMDMETVLSGSHMDRDSLLTWL